One window from the genome of Gammaproteobacteria bacterium encodes:
- a CDS encoding amino acid permease translates to MFSSLFRKKPVGPPSEFAHRTLTAFDLIFMGIGAIIGAGVFVLTGVGAATAAGPGIVFSYAIAGTAALFAALAYAELAASVGGTGSAYSYAYAGFGEFAAWLIGWNLLLEYAMSVSTVAIGWAGYVNNLLQSMHINLPLVITKNIFEGGFINLLAVFIVLALGALLSLGVKQSARFNAVIVTIKLLTIALFIIIASINIDTDNWTPFLPFGWSGVMSGAALVFFAYIGFDALSTAVEDTINPQRDIPIGIIVSLIVCTLIYIAVALLLTGIRHYTLLNVGSPVSDALLHIGYRTAAGITAAGAMAGLTTVILIMYYGLTRVCLAMARDGLIPKQIAFINPRTHTPLRIIIVVAIIMCLVSGFAPIDRAAELVNIGTLAAFLFVCAGVMVFRSTHPDLKRPFKLPYNPLIPVLGILFCFYLMLNLPAITWFRFLIWTGIGVVIYFTYGKNHSLLQQQSKSERER, encoded by the coding sequence ATGTTTAGTTCACTTTTTAGAAAAAAACCCGTTGGTCCACCTAGTGAATTTGCACATCGTACACTCACAGCTTTTGATTTAATTTTTATGGGAATTGGCGCCATTATTGGCGCGGGTGTCTTTGTTTTGACGGGCGTTGGCGCGGCGACTGCAGCGGGCCCCGGCATCGTTTTTTCTTATGCTATTGCGGGAACGGCCGCTTTATTTGCTGCATTGGCTTATGCAGAGCTTGCAGCAAGCGTCGGCGGGACTGGCAGCGCCTACAGCTATGCTTATGCCGGGTTTGGTGAATTTGCAGCGTGGCTTATTGGCTGGAATTTACTTTTAGAATACGCCATGTCTGTATCAACCGTTGCTATTGGTTGGGCTGGATATGTTAATAATTTATTACAATCGATGCATATAAACTTGCCCCTTGTCATTACTAAAAATATTTTTGAGGGCGGTTTCATCAATTTACTTGCGGTATTCATTGTGCTTGCATTAGGAGCGTTGTTATCGCTTGGCGTAAAACAAAGTGCTCGCTTCAATGCCGTCATTGTAACCATTAAATTACTCACCATTGCCCTTTTTATCATCATCGCATCCATCAATATAGACACGGATAATTGGACGCCTTTCCTTCCCTTTGGTTGGTCAGGCGTTATGAGTGGCGCAGCATTAGTTTTTTTTGCCTACATCGGTTTTGATGCACTTTCGACTGCAGTAGAAGATACGATTAATCCCCAACGTGATATTCCGATTGGAATCATTGTATCGCTTATCGTATGCACTTTAATTTACATCGCCGTTGCCCTCTTGCTGACAGGGATTCGTCATTACACGCTATTGAATGTAGGTTCGCCCGTTTCAGACGCTTTGTTACATATCGGTTACCGGACTGCTGCAGGAATCACAGCTGCGGGTGCTATGGCTGGATTAACCACGGTTATTTTGATTATGTACTATGGATTAACTCGGGTATGCTTAGCGATGGCACGTGATGGGTTAATTCCAAAGCAAATTGCTTTCATTAACCCCCGTACCCATACCCCGCTGCGTATTATCATTGTTGTTGCGATAATTATGTGTTTGGTTTCTGGTTTTGCACCTATTGATCGAGCGGCAGAACTTGTTAATATCGGCACGTTAGCAGCCTTTTTATTTGTGTGTGCGGGTGTTATGGTTTTTCGCTCGACCCATCCTGATTTAAAGCGACCTTTTAAATTACCTTATAACCCCCTCATTCCTGTTCTTGGCATACTTTTTTGCTTTTATCTCATGCTTAATCTGCCAGCCATTACTTGGTTTAGATTTTTAATTTGGACAGGGATTGGCGTTGTAATTTATTTTACCTATGGTAAAAACCATAGTCTTTTGCAACAACAAAGCAAATCAGAGCGCGAGCGCTAA
- a CDS encoding hydroxymethylglutaryl-CoA lyase: protein MSFPHAVKLVEVGPRDGLQNESQIIPTATKIEFINRLSETGLPVIEATSFVSPKWVPQLADASEVLRGIDKKKDVEYTVLVPNLKGLKQAMLAGATSIAVFTSASETFSQKNTNCTIAVSLERIAAIIAHAKQHQLIIRGYISCVLGCPYEGKINVAQVVTLTHALFQMGCSEISLGDTIGVGTPFKTKSMLEQVFQKVPVESIGVHFHDTYGQALANIYAALQEGVTTIDSSIAGLGGCPYAQGASGNVATEDILYMLDGMGIETGVNMEKLLNVSRYISQVLKRPPASKVGLALAL, encoded by the coding sequence ATGAGTTTTCCTCACGCGGTCAAACTGGTTGAAGTCGGACCACGGGATGGATTGCAAAATGAAAGCCAAATTATTCCTACGGCGACTAAAATAGAATTTATTAATCGATTATCTGAAACAGGATTGCCTGTTATCGAAGCAACAAGTTTTGTCTCTCCTAAGTGGGTTCCACAACTTGCCGATGCGAGTGAAGTTTTGCGGGGCATCGATAAAAAAAAAGACGTGGAATATACCGTCTTAGTTCCTAATCTCAAAGGGCTTAAACAAGCCATGCTGGCAGGTGCTACTTCCATTGCTGTTTTTACGAGCGCTTCAGAAACTTTTTCTCAGAAAAATACCAATTGTACTATTGCAGTTAGCTTAGAACGAATTGCTGCAATCATTGCACATGCTAAACAACATCAGTTGATTATTCGTGGTTATATCTCCTGTGTGCTGGGTTGCCCCTATGAAGGGAAAATCAACGTTGCACAAGTTGTTACTTTAACCCATGCCTTATTTCAAATGGGTTGCAGCGAAATTTCATTGGGCGATACAATTGGAGTGGGTACCCCCTTTAAAACCAAATCTATGCTAGAGCAAGTGTTCCAAAAAGTTCCGGTTGAATCAATTGGTGTGCATTTCCATGATACGTATGGGCAAGCTTTAGCAAATATTTATGCGGCCTTACAAGAAGGGGTTACGACGATTGATAGTTCAATCGCAGGATTAGGAGGTTGTCCTTATGCCCAAGGTGCAAGTGGTAATGTAGCGACAGAAGACATTTTGTATATGCTAGACGGTATGGGAATCGAAACTGGCGTGAATATGGAAAAGCTTTTAAATGTCTCTCGGTACATTAGTCAGGTTTTAAAACGCCCGCCTGCCTCAAAAGTGGGTTTAGCGCTCGCGCTCTGA
- a CDS encoding DUF1284 domain-containing protein, producing the protein MRVNFRPHHFLCALTFQGKGYSQPFIENFAAIMTLLNKNEANDVLIEVVLETDSICTPCPHRSKNRCATQSKIERLDAAHQQVLGVNAGDLMTWKAARQLMKDKLSMAQFHEICKDCEWKIYGMCETTLKAFLS; encoded by the coding sequence TTGCGCGTCAATTTTCGACCGCATCATTTTCTATGTGCTTTAACTTTTCAAGGCAAAGGGTACTCGCAACCTTTTATTGAAAATTTTGCCGCTATCATGACTTTATTAAATAAAAATGAAGCTAATGATGTGCTCATCGAAGTAGTTCTTGAAACGGATTCAATTTGTACCCCTTGTCCCCATCGCTCAAAAAATCGTTGCGCAACACAATCCAAGATAGAACGGTTAGATGCAGCTCATCAACAAGTACTTGGGGTAAATGCAGGTGATTTGATGACGTGGAAAGCAGCACGTCAATTAATGAAAGATAAATTATCCATGGCTCAATTCCATGAAATTTGCAAGGATTGCGAATGGAAAATTTATGGCATGTGTGAAACCACTTTGAAAGCCTTCTTAAGCTGA
- a CDS encoding acetyl-CoA C-acyltransferase: MENDSTVFVSFARTPMGNLLGDLKEFPSPALGATVIKAAYQRAGLDPSSIDEVLLGCVLPAGVGQAPPRQAARAAELPDKTPCTMISKVCGSGMKAIMFAHLTLQTHAAGIVIAGGMESMTNAPYLLKKARQGYRLGRSEIDDHMVLDGLEDAYTGQSMGFYADQCAKQYGFTRQQQDEYALVSFERARSATRNKLFAAEIVPLSVKTKEGEKIIIEDQRPFSVNLERITQLQPAFVKDGTVTAGNSSAIADGAAALAMMRLSTAKKEHIKPIARIVGQTNTARHPSEFTIAPIDTINQLLKVVGWNIGDVDLFEINEAFAVVVLAAMHDLKIPLEKINIHGGACALGHPIGASGARIVVTLIAALKQAGLQRGIAALCIGGGEATGIAIEMM; the protein is encoded by the coding sequence ATGGAAAATGATTCAACTGTCTTTGTCAGCTTCGCACGAACTCCCATGGGGAATTTGTTGGGTGACTTAAAAGAATTTCCAAGTCCAGCCCTTGGTGCAACTGTCATTAAAGCCGCTTATCAACGTGCTGGTCTCGACCCTTCCTCTATTGATGAAGTTCTCTTAGGTTGTGTTTTACCAGCCGGTGTGGGACAAGCTCCGCCGCGACAAGCGGCTCGCGCCGCAGAATTACCAGATAAAACACCGTGCACCATGATTAGCAAGGTATGTGGCTCGGGAATGAAAGCCATTATGTTTGCACATCTCACATTACAAACTCATGCAGCTGGCATTGTCATTGCGGGTGGCATGGAAAGCATGACGAATGCCCCTTACTTACTTAAAAAAGCGCGTCAAGGCTATCGATTAGGTCGAAGTGAAATTGATGATCATATGGTGTTGGATGGTTTAGAAGACGCTTATACGGGTCAGTCTATGGGCTTTTATGCAGACCAATGTGCTAAGCAATATGGCTTTACACGCCAACAACAAGATGAGTATGCCCTTGTTTCTTTTGAGCGTGCCCGTAGTGCTACACGCAATAAATTATTTGCGGCGGAAATTGTACCGCTTTCTGTTAAGACTAAAGAAGGCGAAAAAATAATTATTGAAGACCAACGGCCGTTCAGTGTCAATCTTGAGCGGATAACCCAATTACAACCAGCATTTGTTAAAGATGGTACAGTCACAGCCGGTAATTCAAGCGCTATTGCAGATGGTGCTGCAGCTTTAGCGATGATGCGTCTTTCTACAGCTAAAAAAGAACATATTAAGCCTATCGCACGCATTGTCGGTCAAACTAACACCGCGCGTCATCCCAGTGAATTTACGATTGCTCCCATTGATACGATCAATCAATTATTAAAAGTAGTTGGATGGAACATCGGTGATGTCGATTTATTCGAAATCAATGAAGCTTTTGCCGTGGTCGTTTTGGCAGCAATGCATGATTTGAAAATTCCTTTAGAAAAAATAAATATTCATGGTGGCGCTTGTGCGTTGGGACATCCAATCGGGGCTTCTGGCGCACGCATTGTCGTTACACTCATTGCTGCCTTGAAACAAGCCGGATTACAACGTGGTATCGCTGCTTTGTGTATTGGTGGTGGTGAGGCAACGGGTATTGCCATTGAAATGATGTGA
- a CDS encoding electron transfer flavoprotein-ubiquinone oxidoreductase — MNREVMEFDVVIVGAGPAGLSASIRLAQLSLKEQKPLNICVIDKAASVGANILSGAVLEPRALNELLPDWLSLEPPQHTAVTEDSFSFLTKSHSITLPTPPQMNNHGNYIISLGQFCVWLAKQAEAMGINIFPGFAATEVLYEGDCVCGVATGDLGLDRKGEPKSQFQPGIELRAKQVIFAEGCRGSATQTLFKRFNLTEKSAPQTYGLGIKELWEIPPEMHQVGKVAHTVGWPLDQKTYGGAFLYHFGKNFISIGFVVGLDYENPYLNPYEEFQRFKTHPAIAPLLKNGRRIGYGGRTLIEGGLQSIPKLIFPGGLIIGDAAGFLNVPKIKGIHNAMKSGMIAAESLFPMLDTTTSPKECTSYPVNLKNSWLWKDLYTARNIRPAFRHGLWLGLAYAAIDTYLLRGRAPWTFTHRCPDHLTLKKAAACKKIEYPKHDNQLTFDLSTSVYLANIHYDEDQPYHLKLKDRHRVPIEINYKEYASPETRYCPAGVYEILFNEGNQPRLHINGANCVQCKACDIKDPTQNIVWTPSEGGSGPQYEMM, encoded by the coding sequence ATGAATCGTGAAGTCATGGAGTTTGATGTTGTCATTGTGGGCGCAGGTCCTGCAGGTCTTTCAGCAAGTATTCGTTTGGCGCAACTCAGTCTTAAAGAACAAAAACCATTAAACATATGTGTCATCGATAAAGCTGCATCTGTCGGTGCGAACATCCTTTCGGGTGCAGTGTTAGAACCCCGCGCCTTAAATGAATTGCTGCCCGATTGGCTTTCATTAGAGCCTCCTCAGCATACGGCTGTTACCGAAGATTCTTTTTCTTTTTTAACAAAATCCCACTCTATTACACTTCCAACACCACCCCAAATGAATAATCACGGTAATTATATTATTAGTCTAGGACAGTTTTGCGTATGGCTTGCAAAACAAGCGGAAGCGATGGGTATCAATATTTTTCCTGGTTTTGCAGCAACTGAAGTACTTTACGAAGGAGATTGCGTTTGTGGGGTCGCAACCGGCGACTTAGGACTAGATCGAAAAGGTGAACCCAAATCTCAGTTTCAACCCGGTATAGAATTACGTGCAAAACAAGTCATCTTTGCCGAAGGATGCCGAGGCTCTGCAACACAAACTTTATTTAAACGTTTTAATTTAACTGAGAAATCTGCTCCTCAAACCTATGGTTTAGGTATTAAAGAATTATGGGAAATTCCACCCGAAATGCATCAAGTAGGCAAAGTTGCCCATACTGTTGGATGGCCGCTTGATCAAAAAACTTATGGTGGCGCTTTTCTTTATCATTTCGGAAAAAACTTTATTAGTATCGGATTTGTTGTAGGATTAGATTATGAAAATCCTTACCTTAATCCCTATGAAGAATTTCAACGTTTTAAAACGCATCCTGCCATTGCGCCTTTACTAAAAAATGGCAGGCGCATTGGTTACGGTGGAAGAACATTAATTGAAGGGGGGTTACAAAGCATTCCTAAATTAATTTTTCCAGGCGGTCTTATCATTGGCGATGCCGCTGGATTTTTAAATGTTCCTAAAATAAAGGGCATTCATAACGCAATGAAATCAGGAATGATTGCAGCAGAAAGTTTATTTCCGATGCTAGACACGACAACTTCTCCGAAAGAATGCACAAGCTATCCTGTCAATTTAAAAAACAGTTGGTTATGGAAAGATTTATATACCGCGCGCAACATCCGCCCAGCTTTTCGTCATGGATTGTGGTTAGGTTTAGCTTACGCAGCTATAGATACTTATTTATTACGCGGACGCGCACCTTGGACCTTTACACATCGTTGTCCTGATCATTTAACTTTGAAAAAAGCCGCAGCTTGTAAAAAAATTGAGTACCCTAAGCATGATAATCAACTTACTTTTGATTTATCGACGTCCGTTTATCTTGCTAACATTCACTATGACGAGGATCAACCTTATCATCTTAAGTTGAAAGATCGGCATCGCGTTCCTATTGAAATTAATTATAAAGAATATGCCTCGCCCGAAACACGCTATTGCCCTGCGGGTGTTTATGAAATCCTTTTTAATGAAGGGAATCAACCGCGTCTCCACATCAATGGCGCAAATTGCGTTCAGTGTAAAGCTTGTGACATCAAAGATCCGACGCAAAATATTGTGTGGACTCCGTCTGAAGGAGGAAGCGGTCCTCAGTATGAAATGATGTAG
- a CDS encoding methylcrotonoyl-CoA carboxylase: MQKIAAEFNKIMLKQQEGGGVTARERHKKHGKLLPRDRIELLLDPGSHFLELSLFAGYELYDDLLPAGGLITGIGRINNVDCMIIVNDATVKGGTYYPITVKKHLRAQKIAEQNRLPCIYLVDSGGAFLPKQDEVFPDENHFGRIFYNQANLSAQGIPQIAVVMGSCTAGGAYIPAMSDESVMVREQATIFLAGPPLVKAATGEIVTAENLGGADVHCRTSGVADYYAQNDEHALAITREIVANLNYPASNNFMFREVKPPQYDESELYSIIPSDPRYPFDVREIIVRIVDGSRFDEFKALYGKTMVCGFARIFDMQVGIIANNGILFSDAALKATHFIELCAKRGIPLLFLQNITGFMVGSKVEAEGIAKHGAKLVNAVACAKVPKITVIIGGSFGAGNYAMCGRAFEPRFLWMWPNAKIGVMGGEQAASVLAQVTREKKERAEEAWDDAAERALKAPILEQYAKQSSAYYSSARLWDDGIIDPINTRHIVGMSLAISLNAPIPPTEFGLFRM; the protein is encoded by the coding sequence ATGCAAAAAATCGCTGCAGAATTTAATAAGATAATGCTGAAGCAACAAGAAGGGGGCGGTGTAACAGCTCGTGAACGGCATAAAAAACACGGCAAACTTCTCCCCCGTGACCGTATTGAACTCTTATTGGACCCCGGTTCCCATTTTCTTGAGCTCTCTCTTTTTGCGGGATATGAATTGTACGACGATTTACTTCCTGCTGGTGGCTTAATTACAGGCATTGGCAGAATAAACAATGTTGATTGCATGATTATTGTCAATGATGCAACGGTTAAAGGGGGTACCTATTATCCCATTACTGTAAAAAAACATTTACGTGCACAAAAAATTGCAGAACAAAATCGTCTTCCATGCATTTATTTAGTCGATTCGGGCGGCGCCTTTCTTCCAAAACAAGACGAAGTCTTTCCAGATGAAAATCATTTTGGCCGAATTTTCTATAATCAAGCCAATTTATCTGCCCAAGGTATTCCTCAAATTGCCGTCGTCATGGGATCTTGTACAGCAGGTGGTGCTTATATCCCTGCAATGTCAGATGAATCGGTGATGGTACGTGAGCAAGCTACTATTTTTTTAGCTGGCCCACCGCTCGTGAAAGCAGCTACAGGAGAGATCGTCACGGCTGAAAATTTAGGAGGAGCAGATGTACATTGTCGTACGTCCGGGGTTGCAGATTATTATGCGCAAAATGATGAACACGCATTGGCAATTACTCGCGAAATAGTGGCCAATTTAAATTATCCCGCATCAAACAATTTCATGTTTCGCGAAGTTAAACCGCCGCAATACGATGAAAGTGAATTATATAGCATCATTCCTAGCGACCCCCGCTATCCCTTCGATGTGCGGGAAATTATTGTTCGCATTGTGGATGGATCACGTTTTGATGAATTTAAAGCACTCTATGGGAAAACCATGGTTTGTGGATTTGCTCGGATTTTTGACATGCAGGTAGGCATTATTGCGAATAACGGTATTTTATTTTCTGATGCTGCCTTGAAAGCTACGCACTTCATTGAGCTTTGTGCTAAACGCGGTATTCCACTTTTATTTTTACAAAATATCACAGGGTTTATGGTAGGCAGCAAAGTCGAGGCGGAAGGCATTGCCAAACATGGGGCCAAACTTGTTAATGCCGTTGCTTGTGCCAAAGTTCCCAAGATTACCGTGATCATCGGTGGTAGTTTTGGTGCGGGCAATTACGCTATGTGTGGTCGAGCCTTTGAGCCACGCTTCTTATGGATGTGGCCCAATGCGAAAATTGGCGTAATGGGTGGAGAACAAGCTGCAAGTGTGCTTGCTCAAGTCACACGGGAGAAGAAAGAGCGGGCGGAGGAAGCTTGGGATGATGCAGCAGAACGTGCACTGAAAGCACCGATTCTTGAGCAATATGCTAAACAATCTTCGGCTTATTACTCAAGTGCAAGATTGTGGGATGATGGTATTATTGATCCCATTAATACGCGTCACATTGTAGGAATGAGTCTCGCCATTTCCTTGAATGCACCGATTCCCCCAACTGAGTTTGGTTTATTTAGGATGTAA
- the tpx gene encoding thiol peroxidase yields the protein MTTITFNGTPLQTIGQLPIIGQPAPDFALTKIDLSEISLKNYLGKPIVLNIFPSLDTVTCATAMQRFNEIAKAYPEILILCVSADLPFAQKRFCASEHLNNVQPVSVFRHSEFGENYGVSILESPLEGLLSRAVVILDKKGIVRYTQQVQEITEEPDYAAITTALNETLTPSLDL from the coding sequence ATGACGACGATAACTTTTAATGGAACGCCATTACAAACAATAGGTCAATTACCCATCATTGGGCAACCCGCCCCTGATTTTGCCTTGACTAAAATTGATTTAAGTGAAATTTCACTTAAAAATTATTTAGGGAAACCAATCGTTTTAAATATTTTTCCAAGTTTAGACACCGTCACTTGTGCAACGGCGATGCAACGTTTCAATGAAATTGCGAAAGCATACCCTGAAATTTTAATACTTTGTGTTTCAGCAGATCTTCCCTTTGCACAAAAACGGTTTTGTGCCTCCGAACATTTAAACAACGTTCAACCTGTTTCGGTTTTCAGACATTCTGAGTTTGGAGAAAACTATGGTGTTTCCATTTTGGAAAGCCCGCTTGAAGGATTACTCTCACGGGCCGTCGTTATCTTGGATAAGAAAGGGATTGTGCGTTACACGCAACAAGTTCAAGAAATTACAGAAGAGCCAGACTACGCAGCAATTACAACTGCGTTGAATGAAACCCTAACCCCATCGCTGGATTTATAG
- a CDS encoding biotin transporter BioY: MIHTETAQLASILWSKNNNILKETFLVFSGVILLAIASQLSIPFTPVPLTFQSATVVLIGMILGAKRGSYVLGVYLTAGLLGLPVFAEFAQGPIVFMGPTGGYLLGFLPAAMLSGYLAEKGFGQSMFKSFVAALCGVTVILTFGYLHLALLIGFENAFKWGVQPFLLPEAVKLFFASLLIPRFWRNQ; the protein is encoded by the coding sequence ATGATTCACACAGAAACTGCACAGCTTGCAAGTATCTTATGGAGTAAAAATAACAATATCTTAAAAGAAACATTCTTAGTCTTCTCCGGGGTTATTCTACTTGCTATAGCGTCTCAACTTAGTATCCCTTTCACTCCTGTGCCGCTTACTTTCCAAAGTGCAACTGTGGTCCTGATAGGCATGATACTGGGCGCGAAACGAGGCAGTTATGTCCTGGGTGTTTACTTAACTGCAGGTCTTTTGGGATTACCCGTATTTGCGGAATTCGCCCAAGGTCCCATCGTATTCATGGGTCCGACAGGCGGTTATTTGTTAGGTTTTTTACCTGCAGCTATGTTGAGTGGTTATTTGGCTGAAAAGGGTTTTGGTCAAAGTATGTTTAAATCTTTTGTTGCAGCATTATGTGGTGTTACCGTTATTTTGACTTTCGGATATCTTCACCTCGCCCTTTTGATAGGCTTTGAAAATGCTTTTAAATGGGGTGTGCAACCTTTTCTGCTGCCAGAAGCTGTTAAGCTCTTTTTTGCATCGCTTCTCATTCCCCGCTTTTGGAGAAATCAATAA
- a CDS encoding enoyl-CoA hydratase/isomerase family protein, whose protein sequence is MLILKTLDVFPQTDHTLIVRFNRPAVRHAINLEMMRELKQLWESIPTAYPEARSVILTGSNQAFCAGADLKERLGMSLTVWRDQYQVLTQALDAMLQFPLPLIAAVNGYAFGGGLELALACDFIYASEQASFAQSEVKLGLMPGAGGTQNLPRASGLRRAKELAFTAQIFTAHEAYTYGIVNQVVPHDELMTQCLAVAAHINTNAPLAVQQVKRTMNATQALSLISGLQFERKTYDALLETSDRLEGIAAFNEKRQPQFTGKS, encoded by the coding sequence ATGCTGATTTTAAAAACGCTGGATGTGTTTCCCCAGACAGACCATACACTCATTGTTAGATTTAACCGTCCAGCAGTACGGCATGCTATTAACCTTGAAATGATGCGCGAATTGAAACAGCTTTGGGAAAGCATTCCTACAGCTTATCCAGAAGCGCGCTCTGTCATTTTAACCGGCTCTAATCAAGCCTTTTGTGCCGGTGCTGATTTGAAAGAACGTTTAGGAATGAGTCTTACTGTGTGGCGCGATCAATATCAAGTTCTGACCCAAGCGTTAGATGCCATGCTGCAATTCCCGTTACCTCTTATAGCCGCCGTAAATGGTTATGCATTTGGTGGAGGGCTTGAACTTGCCTTAGCTTGTGATTTTATTTATGCAAGTGAACAGGCGAGCTTTGCGCAATCAGAAGTCAAGCTGGGACTGATGCCAGGCGCAGGAGGAACTCAAAACTTACCGCGCGCAAGTGGCTTGCGACGTGCTAAAGAATTAGCTTTTACCGCTCAAATCTTTACAGCCCATGAAGCTTATACATACGGTATTGTTAATCAAGTCGTGCCGCATGATGAATTGATGACCCAATGCTTAGCGGTGGCTGCGCATATTAATACTAATGCTCCGCTTGCAGTTCAGCAAGTTAAGCGCACGATGAACGCGACCCAAGCCTTGTCACTTATTTCAGGATTACAATTTGAACGCAAGACTTATGATGCCTTGTTAGAAACCAGCGATCGTCTGGAAGGTATTGCTGCTTTTAATGAAAAGCGCCAACCACAATTTACAGGGAAGTCATAA
- a CDS encoding aldehyde dehydrogenase family protein, with protein MIEPTLATLLSSQRQFFLTHVTLPYEYRIEQLKKLKLLLEMHEPQFLGALKKDLNKPRVESLLSEIFLIYKEIDFILKHLRKWMKTKKVATPFPMLFPGRSNIYYQPYGSVLIFSPWNFPYFLTLSPLIGAIAAGNCVVIKTSEKASAFQQCFTDLINGNFSASYLFALSGGVDRAKEVLKEPFDYIFFTGGSTTGQKVMEAAAKYLTPVTLELGGKSPCIVDQTANIAYAARRIAWAKFVNAGQTCVAPDYVFVHHDVRDEFINAYRTALTTFFPDNDSLKQYCKIINRQRFDHLNDLLNNVTILVGGESYAETMQIKPALIDGVTWDHPLMKEEIFGPILPMLTFKHYGEVINAINSHPIPLALYFFTKDRHNQQKIMNQLRFGGGCINDTLLHLANFNLPFGGVGQSGMGQYHGYFSFLTFSHQKSLYEHYASLDFKPMYPPYSERKTWWLTRLLRW; from the coding sequence TTGATTGAACCTACACTTGCAACTCTCTTATCCTCACAACGCCAATTTTTTTTAACCCACGTCACCTTGCCCTACGAATATCGTATTGAGCAATTAAAAAAATTAAAACTGCTTCTCGAAATGCATGAACCCCAATTTCTTGGTGCATTAAAAAAAGATTTGAACAAACCTCGAGTTGAAAGTTTACTTTCCGAAATTTTTTTAATATATAAAGAAATTGACTTTATTTTAAAGCATTTAAGAAAATGGATGAAAACAAAAAAAGTTGCTACACCATTTCCGATGCTTTTTCCAGGTCGTTCAAACATTTATTATCAACCCTACGGAAGTGTTTTAATCTTTTCTCCGTGGAACTTCCCTTACTTCTTAACCTTATCTCCCTTAATCGGTGCAATAGCGGCTGGTAATTGTGTCGTCATCAAAACTTCGGAAAAAGCCTCCGCCTTTCAACAATGCTTTACTGACTTAATCAATGGCAATTTTTCTGCATCCTATCTCTTTGCTTTATCGGGTGGCGTAGACCGTGCGAAAGAAGTGTTAAAGGAACCTTTCGATTACATTTTTTTTACCGGCGGTAGTACAACTGGACAAAAGGTGATGGAGGCGGCTGCAAAATATTTAACGCCAGTTACGCTTGAGTTAGGAGGCAAAAGTCCTTGTATCGTTGATCAGACGGCTAATATTGCCTATGCGGCAAGACGTATCGCTTGGGCGAAGTTTGTTAATGCGGGTCAAACCTGTGTAGCGCCTGACTATGTTTTTGTCCATCACGATGTCAGAGATGAGTTTATTAATGCTTACCGTACGGCACTCACAACTTTTTTCCCTGATAATGATTCACTGAAGCAATACTGCAAAATAATTAATAGACAGCGTTTTGATCATCTCAATGATCTACTCAATAATGTAACTATTTTAGTGGGTGGTGAAAGTTATGCTGAAACAATGCAAATTAAACCTGCGCTTATCGACGGCGTGACCTGGGATCATCCTTTGATGAAAGAAGAAATTTTTGGGCCAATCTTACCCATGCTTACTTTTAAGCATTATGGAGAAGTCATCAATGCGATTAATAGCCATCCTATTCCTCTCGCACTTTATTTTTTTACGAAGGATCGTCACAATCAACAAAAAATAATGAATCAACTTCGCTTTGGCGGCGGATGTATTAACGATACCCTACTCCACCTTGCCAATTTCAACTTACCCTTTGGTGGAGTGGGACAGAGCGGCATGGGTCAATATCATGGCTATTTCTCTTTTCTTACTTTTTCACACCAAAAGAGCTTGTATGAACACTATGCGTCACTTGATTTCAAACCTATGTATCCACCCTATAGCGAACGTAAGACATGGTGGTTAACGCGGCTGCTTCGATGGTGA